Part of the Debaryomyces hansenii CBS767 chromosome C complete sequence genome is shown below.
GGTAAAGGCTTAATTTACTGACCGAAGAGGAAATCCAAAGGAGAACTTGCGTGCTACCTCTAAATACTAAGGAGTGAAGGTATTCCTGTGTTCGGATGAATCAAGCAATGTACAATCAGTGCAGAAGTAAGATAAGCAGAATTGTTAtatcaaaatgaaatcaTGGCTTATATCTTTTCTATTGTCATAATTGAGAAAAAAGTTGTATCtactgaaatatttcagtttTCTCTAGATCTTTTCGgaaataatggaaataaGGGACCCAGTGGATTTAGgtcaaaaaaaaaaatacataGCAGAAAAGGTTATTTAAAAGGTGGTTCTTGTCctaaaattttctaatagCATATATATGTGATACGTTTTACTTTTGTATTGGAATTATGCTAACCTTCATTAACAATAGTTGTTTTGGTCAATTAGTTTACTATTTATCAAATCGCAATTACTGCAAACtgaaagaagaacaaaatgaTTATGTTGTTCCAGAAAAGTACTTGTTATCAACATTATcatctatttcatcaagTTCATCATATGATGAAAAATctacaaataataatataatagtCACCTGGGATGGTGAAGATGATCCTGAAAATCCACGTAATTGGCCCGTTTACCAAAAATCctttttcatatttgaagTTTCGTTTTTGACACTTGCGGTGTATATGGGTTCTGCAATATATACACCCGGAGTATATGAAATACAAGAAGCCTTAGGAGTTTCCGAAATAGTTGCAACCCTACCTTTAACTCTTTTTGTTATTGGGTATGGTTTAGGACCCATGGTATTTGCTCCAATGTCAGAAATCGCGGCCGTAGGAAGAGCATACATATACGTTATATCCCTTATCGTATTTATGATATTACAAATTCCAACAGCATTAACTGAAAATATTGCGAGCTTATGTGTATTGAGATTTTTAGGTGGATTCTTTGCGTCTCCGTGCCTTGGTAATGGTCCTGCATTAGTTTGTGATGTACTATCGATTCCATATGGTGCTATTGGAATAGGATTATGGTCTATTGCTGCCGTGGCTGGACCGCTGTTTGGTCCTTTGATTGGGGCTGTCTTGGTGGTTAAAGGAGGGTGGAGGTGGACTTTCTGGTGTATATGTATCGTGAGTGGCTTCGCCTTATTcttatcaatattcttgCTTCCAGAGTCTTTTGAAAAGACCTTGCTCTTTAGGAAAGCAAAAAGATTAAGAACTTTAACGGGTAATCCTGATGTTGTTAGCGAAGGTGAGCTTGAAGTGAAGCATTTAAATATGGgccaaataataatagacACATTGTGGAGACCCTTCGAAATAGTAATCTTTGAACCAGTGGTATTATTAATAGACGTATATCTTGCACTAGTTTATGCAATTATGTACCTATGGTTCGAAGCGTTTCCAATAGTATTTTTAGAAATGAAAAGTTTCACAGTGGTACTTATGGGTGTTTCTTACCTTAGTACTATCGTTGGAAGCTTGATTGGATCTGCTATATATACTTGGTGCGCATATAGAGCATACactttaaaattattgaaaaatgaagaagtttATCCTGAAGTTTTTATACCCCTGGCTATATTTGGAGCTGTTTGTATGCCAATTGgt
Proteins encoded:
- a CDS encoding DEHA2C17820p (similar to uniprot|P38124 Saccharomyces cerevisiae YBR008C FLR1 Plasma membrane multidrug transporter); protein product: MLTFINNSCFGQLVYYLSNRNYCKSKEEQNDYVVPEKYLLSTLSSISSSSSYDEKSTNNNIIVTWDGEDDPENPRNWPVYQKSFFIFEVSFLTLAVYMGSAIYTPGVYEIQEALGVSEIVATLPLTLFVIGYGLGPMVFAPMSEIAAVGRAYIYVISLIVFMILQIPTALTENIASLCVLRFLGGFFASPCLGNGPALVCDVLSIPYGAIGIGLWSIAAVAGPSFGPLIGAVLVVKGGWRWTFWCICIVSGFALFLSIFLLPESFEKTLLFRKAKRLRTLTGNPDVVSEGELEVKHLNMGQIIIDTLWRPFEIVIFEPVVLLIDVYLALVYAIMYLWFEAFPIVFLEMKSFTVVLMGVSYLSTIVGSLIGSAIYTWCAYRAYTLKLLKNEEVYPEVFIPSAIFGAVCMPIGIFIFAWTSSPDIHWIGPMIGSAIFAVGAFIIFQSLFNYLGMSFWRYMASAFAGNALFRSSIGGAFPLFGRIMFENLGSKKFPVGWGSSILGFISAGMISIPVLFYFNGPRLRARSRYSGTD